Part of the Brassica oleracea var. oleracea cultivar TO1000 chromosome C8, BOL, whole genome shotgun sequence genome is shown below.
TTTCGTTTCAACAACTTATTCTGCTCCCGTTACCGTATTTACTTCAAGGACTAAAGTTTTATACTTTTATTTAAGCACCGTTAGTTCGGCTATTAACTAATTTTTAGGGCACATTTGATTTAAGACATTAATGAATTACACGTTGTGAGATTCCTACTGTATTTTCAGTTTTCAACATTTAAGCTGGATCTTGCGGATTCTAAGATTGGAGGTTCTCAGTTGACAAAAAAAAAAAAAAAAAAAAGAAAAAAGAAAAAGATTGGAGGTTCTCTTATCAAAATGATTGAAGCCAAGCGGCCCAAGATAGCTTGAATGAAATAAACCCATGGAGGCAAGATAGCTTCATCCATCGTTTAGTTACTGGGCCATAAGAACCTGATTTGGCTAGAATGAATCCTAAACTAAATTTGTTTAAAAAAGAGAAACCTAAACTAAATCTGTTTAAAAAAGAGAATCCTAAACTAAATCATTTCTCCTCAGTTGGTATTAAAACAATATTATTTTCCTTCGAAAGGACGTTATATAATGATGTTATTATTTAAGGTCGTTTATTGAAAATGAACCAAGTAGTATTTCAAATACATTAAAGTAATACACTACAAAGATTTTCGATAAGACTTTTAAGTCGTGGAATGTCTTTATTCTATAATTAAAAAAGTAGAATATCCAATTTTTCTAAGTATATATTATCCAAATGACAACTTGTTTTACGCTTTAATAATTCCAGGTAAATCACACATATTATATTATAATAAAAATACAGTAAGAGCCAGGCCATCATGACTTGGGCCGGCCCAACTTCTCTGAGTCGGCAACACTCTCACTCCTTTATAACTAATCCTCAACTAACTTTTATCTCTCACCAGATGACTTTCCACTTATTTACCAAAAAACCAACCATTGAGCCTGAAACTCGCCGTCCGCCGCCGCACACCCCCTCGTCTGGGGAAGTGCGACGCCTCCACGTGCCTCCGTCTACTTCTCTCTCCAAGCAACACTCATGGTCGCCTGATCTCATCCGCGAGGAAGCTTGGTCAAAGCGCCGAGACATCTCCCGCAACCGCCGCCGCGGAAAGAGCTTGACGGACGACGATCTCGACGAACTCAAAGCCAGTATCGAACTCGGGTTCGGATTCGAATCCCCTGAAGTCACCGATCCGAGATTGTCCAACACGCTTCCCGCTTTGGAACTCTACTACGCCGTTCAAAAGAGCTACAACGACGCCGTTTCTAACAAGTCGTCGTCTTCGCTCTCCGACGGCGATACCAGCCCCTCCACGTTATACAGAACCAGTATGTACAAACCTATATATATATATACACAACAGAGAATTTGTCGTTTAGTTGTACTAATAAGATTATTTGAATAGGCGATGATCCGCAGACGGTGAAGACGAAGCTGAAGCAGTGGGCGAGAGTGGTGGCGTGCACCGTTAACCAATCCCCACCGAGATGAAAACTAACGGCGTTAATAATTAACGGCTGTTTGAAACGGCCAAACAGACGTGGAGCCCATGCATCATTTGTAATATTACACATACTGTAGTGAATTACCAATTTATTTTGGACCCAACCTGTCTGTATATTACATTATTGCTCATTATACAATGACTTGATTGATTGCTTTATGTTCTGTTACTATGTCTTATATGATTTTATATAGACACCCATTATACGATTTGCGAAAGTATATTCTTTGATTTTGTTGTGTTCTTTTTGCAGTATAACTTTTTCCGAATAGCAAATGCATTATGCAATTTACGAGTTTGAAAATTAGTCAAAAGGCATGTAGTGATGCAATTTACGAGTTTGAAAATTATAGAAAAGTGTGTGTATGTGAAACGATCTTATGTGCTGAGCAAATGGTCTCATAGCAAAAGACTGTTTTAAGTAAACTGTTTTCCTTCGAACATTTTTCAAAATTTTCAAATCAGTATATTATATTTAAGCTTTGGTATCAATTCAAAATCACCTCAGCAGGAGCATTGGTAAACAAGGTGACTTAGATCATCTATTTCTCACATAAGACATCTGATACAACATACAAATTCTTTAGTACCATATTTACTTTATACGTTCAGAGCATGCATAATGCATTTGCTATTCAGAAAAAGTTATACTACAAGAAGTCAATGCATTTGCTATTCAGAAAAAGTTCTAAATAAATGTTTTTCAAATAACTAATCATCAAATCGTGCTTACAACTTGTACAGGTCGACTTCAGATTGAACAGTAACCAAATTTATACATGTGAACATCAAGTTTTGGCTCTGTGTAAAAAATCTCTTCGGATTAAAAGTTTCTCAAGTGTTAATGACTGAGTTGCTGAGTCTCCTTAAAACCTAGTGTACCTTCCACTGAGACATTCGAACCTGTGTATGATTCACTTTGAGAGTTAACATATAGTCTGATATTGGGATATTGCAGGCTTAACAAATTTGAGTTGGCATTTCGGCTTTATAAAACTTGTAATGAATGTAAAGTCACATTTTAACTTTTTAAGTCAAAATCAGTCGGTAAATAGTTTTCAGTTTAATACATTCAGTAAAACAAGCAAAAGACATTACAAAAATTAAAAAGAGTTTACTGCTTTGTAAAAATAATACAAGACAATGTTGACAAGAGATATATATTATGGGGAAAACATTGGAACTATGAATAAGGTATTTCACCCAAAACATAAATTCAAAACTAATGATACCAAAGTTCCATATAGCGAAACCCCAAACGAGAGCAAATAAGACAAATCTATTTTTATCCAATGAGAAATACAAAAAGAAGGACATCTCCTTATGAAGCCAAAGCTGCTTATGTTATTTGACTTGTGTTCATATAATCTTAAGCGGACATATGGATAATGATAATGACCACCCATCATATTGAAGGCGAAGTGGTTGTGGTGGAAGAGGCAGAGGCAGATGCGTTGTTGCTGTTACTACTACTCTGCTTAGCCACATAAATTTGCTTCACCTTTGTGTTGTTATGGTAGCCTCTCTCTCTAGTTACGGCCTGGTTTCTCCCATGGAAGCCTGACCTTCTGTTATGCTGGTGTTGATGTTGATTGTGGTGGCTGGACCCACCAACATGCTGAGACTGTGTGTTCTTCTCCTGGGAGGATTGTTGCTGTTGTTGTTGTTGTGGTGTTCGTGATGGCTTGAAGGCAGGATTAGCTGGATTCTGAGTGTTGGGATCGGACAAGGTGGTGATAGGTTTTGGTTGTGAAGCAGAACCGTAAGAGTTTGAGGAGTCCACTGCATCTGCCACCGTGGGTGTTTGGATGTTTGGATATCTGTTGGCGGGAGGAGGAAGCATGTTGTTGTTGTTGTTAAACTGAGATGGTGAGCCATCGACTGCTGCTTCCTGCTGATTCTGGATTTGCATTGTTGGGGGGCCCGGAAACGGCATATAAGGCCACCGTGCTCGAACAGGCATCTCCTGAGAAGAAGAAGACTGACCCACACCAATATAAATAAATATGAATCCATGGATTCTACCAGATGACTAAGAGAGAGAGAGAGAGAGAGAGAGATTGGGTCAAATACCTGGAAAGGGGATGGTTCAAACATGGCAAGAGGAGAAGGCATAGCAAGGTGTTGAAGAGAAGCAGGCACAACGTTACACTGCATGGGAGACACATTTGGATTGTTCACATCACCACCATCTCCTCCAGCCTGAGAAGAAGACACCATAGGGTTGTGCTTCCAATCCGGTTGTTTCCCAGACGGGATGTAAGTTGTGCCCATGAAACTCAACCCTCCAAACTGTCCAACGGGTGCAAAGTGGTTATAAACAAACATGTGAGGGCCCTGAACTCCAGGAGGTATAGCACCAGGTGGAGTTAGGAAAGGACCAGTGAAACCGGCAGGAGCGTAGAAGGAATCTACTCCCGAATGACCCTGCTGCTGCTGCCACGTCGTAGGTGGACCGGAAGGACCTTTCTGAGACTGTGGTTGGTTTGCTCCCGAGTCATGGTGTGGGCCAAAGGCATAGATAGGTCCTCTCAACATGGGGTTCATATCATAGAAAGGGAAATGAGGAGGGGCTTGAGGAAAGTGACTGATCATTTGGTTTGAGTTGTGTGGACTTGGCACTGGTGGCCACAGAGAGATTGGCGTTTCCACTGAAAGATCTGCTGGGAGAGAAACAGTGAGAGACTCTTCAGCTTTTGATAGACTAGGCTGCGCCACAACAGTGCCTGCCAATGCGTAAGAGATTATGTCAGACAACAAATAACCATTTGGGAAAATGCAGAAAGACAACATAAAGTAAATATTACCACTTGTTCCTCCATAAACTTTGGTTTCAGCAGGTAATACAGAACCAGTACTCCCACCGGTTTCATCACTAGTTATGGCTGCAACGGCAATGGCTGACGCAGCAGCTTCTGCTTCACAAATCTCCATGCCAGTGGATGATGATGGGGCTCTATCCTTTTCAAAGTATAAAGAACTGTTGTTCTCACCACAAGGAGGAATAACAGAGGAAGAAGATGTAACTGCCCCTGATAACAGAAGCAAAAGAGAGGCATCATTATTTATATGCAAAGAAGAGCCATTCAAAAGGGGACAAGCAGGGGCTGTCTCTAAACCATCAGCTCACCAAATTGGATTTTGCCTTCTGCAAGTAATGAGTTTACTGGGCTTGGAAAAGTATTGTTCTTCTGCGGCGCGACAGAGGAGGTTGATTTAGGATTTGGCTCGCTAATTCGGTTGACACCATTCTCAACAGAAACACATGAAAGAAGAGACGCAGGTTTCATGGCTTCATCAAGCTGACTCTGGGTTAGGGCCATTACCTACAAAACCAAAACAAAACACAAAATTTATTTGCATATGCATGGAAATGGAACACAGTCATTTGAGAAACTAAACTACATTATTAACAGGTACTGATCCTTGTAATTTCTCTTTACTGAACAAGTCAATATCTGAAAATTAGCAGAAGTTTATGATTATGGTGAAAATATGAAAATTCATGAACATTAACATAAGAACTCCTCCCTCATCCGTTTCCTTTTATTTTTCAAGGGAGTAGTAGAGAAAGATCTGTTCTATGCTTCGTGAATTAACTTAGTTAAGATTATACTAACTAAGGTACTTCACAGAAGCATAAAAAAAATCTTTCTCTGTTAAGCTAATACGTTGCTCAAAAAAAAAAAGTTAAGCTTAATAACATTCTGACTCAGCTGCGTACATGCTAAATCAAAAAACCTTTTAAGACAGTGAAGCAGCTCACACAACTAAATACAAGACTAGCATCGATTCACAAATCAGATTAATCAATACCAACTACTATATTATTTTAAAACATGGTCATCAAAAACCCAGAAACCGTTTTCTCAATCAACAATTCAGCACCCATCGAACAAAGTATGTAACTCACCGGCTGATCGGTGAGTTGGTTGCTCCAAGTCCCCACAGACGTTTGAACATTATTTTTGTTGCTGAATACAAAACTTGACGCTGGATTGTGATCAGGGATATCTCTGTGAACACAAACGCATTTGATCAGGGATAATCTCTGTGAACACAAAACACGATCATACATTTGATCAAATAGAGGAAAGTACCTGCTGCTCCCAGTTTTTTCATCACCATGAGAATCTGTTTTAGGAGAAGGTGTGCCTATTGGGGCTAACAGATGTCTGTTGGAGACAGGATTAATCTGCTTAGTGTTCACAACCCTGCCACCTGGTGGACTTCTGTTGGACCTGGCTGCAGCAGTACTGTTCTGCACAGTTGACCGAGGTTTCCTGGATGCCTGCAATAAAATAATTTCGATTTTACTAAGAATTACCTGAGACTAGAATAACAGCTTACAAGTAGAGTTTTAGATTGCAACAGAACCTTTGACGCCTGGGACTTTTCCTTTATTTCTTTCTCTCTCTGTTCACGACGATCATTATGCATTTGTCTTTTCGATCTCACCTCAATAAAATCATCATCATTATCATCACTAGGACCTTCAACTTTCTGAACAGAATTCGAACCAGACACTGAGCTATCTGAGGAATACTTCTGGGACTTGGACACAACATACTTTCTACTCCCACTTTTGTTAGAATTTTGAGACTTTCCATTGCCATTTCGATTCTCCTCAGAAGGCCAGTTTGATTCCCGAACCCTAAACTCAACCCTTTGACGTTGATATCTTCTATAACCACCAGCATCTCCCCGAGAAGCCTCACCAGTGCCGCCAGAATTTCTACTAACTACTTGGCCTCCTCCTGTTTGTCTATCAGCAAAATTTGATCTTCCATGGCTCATTTTTCTCGAGGCTGGTTCGGACTTACCAGAGAACTCTCCTTGCTTATGAGGTGGCGGCACAGCAACCTCACCGCTCGCTGGAGAGATATTGGCATTCTTTAGTTTGTTCCCATCAGAAACATCCACTGGTCTCCTAAGAACACTGATCTGAGGGTTTGAGGCAGGCGCTGCTGCATTTCTACCTTGACCAAGCTGGCCAGTGGCCATGGATCCAGGATTTTGAGGTGGTGGGAGTACCCCTTGGGTTATTAGGGATGTGTATCCTAGCTGACCAAATTGAATGAATGGTGACTGAGGCTGTTGGATATGAGTAAGCGAGGAGCCGAACTGAGGATCAAGAGGAAGAGGCATTTGGATGGAACCAATCTGTATGGCAGGGAAAGGAGAAGGTATCAGTGATGGACCAGAAAACAATCCAAACTGAAACTGAACACGATCCTCCATCTGTGCTGAAGCAGAAGGTACATGTGACTGGTGCAGACCAATGCTGTAAGGCGGTGCCACAAGATGAGTAGAAACTGTTGGGTAACTCGCTGAGTTGGTTTCAGTACCCTGAAAGCTCGTAGACGCATTATCAGAAACTTCAGCAGGTTTGGCGGCTTGTTCATCACAGCTACAAGGTCTTTCACCGTCTAAGAAACTGTCTTTCTGTTGACATTTTTCTAAGTCATCACTAGGTATCTCAACCTCGACTCCTTCGTTAAAGCCCAAGACTAGGTTAGAGTCTTTCTCTTGGAGATGCAGTTCTTCAAGCTCTTGTGTAAGATCAATGTTCTCATCAACTCCTTGGACTTTATCCTCCTCCTGGTACCCATCTTCATCTTCGTCGTACTCTTCTTGCTCCTGCAACCGTTCGTTGTTGTCAAGAGCCCACTCTTCGTTATCCCAACAAGACACAGGACACGTAGCATTCATCAAACTATCCTTCCCAGCATCACCGTCTCCCTTTCTGGAAGATACCAACACAGATGAGTTCCCTGATTCGTCCAAATCATCATGAGAGATATGAACAAGTGAATCAGGCGTGCTGGTGATGGAAAGCGAAGACTGAGAGTCGCATCTTCTGGTCAGCTTGCTATCGAAACGATGATCATCCATACCAGTTCCCGACATCACATGATGATGGTCTTGAAGATCCCCAATATAGCTGGCGAGAACAGACGTCGAGGGGCCAGGATGGTGCTCAGCCTCGCTTCTGAAGGGCAGCTTCTGCCTAGACTCCTGCGGAGGAGGGGGGAGTACACGTGGCTGCCTGACTGAATACTTTGGTCTTCCAAAAGGGTAGTAATCATCCTCCTCATGATTCGGATACAGCTTCTCCGGATAAGAAGGGTATGCACCACCGCGGCGTCCACGGCTCTGGCTTTGTCCCCACCCGGGGTTATTACCATACTGCTGCTGCTCTGGTTCTGGTTGTTCCATCCCGTAGTTTCTACCGTAGGATCTTCCGTCTCCAGGAGTTCTCCAGCTCTGATCAACTGAATGCTCGGGGAATCCAGGTTTGAAGTAGGAATTTGCATTGCCGATGTATCCAGCTGTCCCAAAGAACTCCTTGGGGAAACCTTCACCTACATCTCTCTGCGGAACATTCTCAATAAACCTCGAGTTGCCACCACTCTCTACATCTTCCTTTCTCCAAAAGGGCTTGTGCCTATCCTGGAACCCAAAGGAGCCGTCTCTAGAAGCTGATGAAGTAGTGATCCTATCCACCATCCTCTCGCTGTCTTCCCAATCAACATCTGAAGACTCTTTCTCTTTAACAACATCCTCTGAAGAGTTGCTGCATCCTTTGGCGGCTTCGGCTTGTCTCCTCGAGATCTTCTCTTCCAACTCTAGAAGCTTCTGCTTGGCAGCCTGCTTCCTCCTCTCCTCCTCCAAGATCAGCTTATGCTTCTCCTCTTCTTTCGACTTCCTCAGCTCCTCCGCCCTCCTCGCGGCTTCTAGCCTCTCCTGCTCGTTTCTAACGGCGGCTTCTCTGGCCTCTTCCTCTAACCTGCTCTGCTGCTCGTCTTGCTCCCGAGCCAGCCGCAGCCTCTCCTCTTCTTCAGTTCTAACTAGCTCGATCACCCTCTCCTGCTCCTCGATGATTCTCCGGCGCTCCTCTTCCTGCATCTTCTGAACCCGCTCGAGCTCAGCCTCGAATGACTCCCGGACGGGGTCGTGGAACTCCGAATGCTTCAAAGCCTCTTTCTTCTTTTTGGCAACGCCAAGTACCGGGAAAGGATCGTGGACATCGAATCCAGAGTCGCCGAAATGATCTTCCACATGAGGTTTGTCGTTCTTGAATAAAGGGCGTTTATCTCTATTCTGATGATCAACTCCATTGTTATTACTCCATGGTTGCCTTCCTCCTCCATGAGCCTCTCTAGCTCCGGAGCTATTCCAAACATTATCTCTTGGTCCTGACAAGACGTAGTTACTTTTCTTAAGACCTTCTCTGCCTCTACTATTCGGCCTTGCTCCGTAAATACCTCTATTGTTATTATTATTATTGTTATTTGCAACTTCGTTTTGGAGAGGTGAGGAGGCTCTCCAAGCATTGGCCTCCCTTACTACTACTGGTTCACTCTTTGAATAGCCGTAATCTCTATCTCTGAAGCCGTGACTAGTGTCGCGCTCATCGTCAGCCCAATCGGACCGCGGGGACATACGAACAATAGGCAATGGGCCTGGAAGAAGGTAATCCTTTTTCTTCACCCCATCTGAAAAACTAGGTCTCTCGCTCAACTCTTCATTACCTAAGAACCGGTTCTGAGGTCTCACAGCTCTGTTCTCTTTCGGAAACTCTTCTCGCTTCTGATTCTGTTTCTGATTCTGATTCTGATTCAGACCATCTTTATGTTTCTGTGTCTCAGACACTGAAGAAGCTGAAGGTAGAGAGGCCTTGAGAGATGGAAAATCTTCACCCCTCAAGGTCGAAACTTTCTCTACAGCCCGTATCAACGGTTCTTCGACACGGTCAGAAGCAGGCTTACTCCATCCCATCCCGGAGGAAGCTGGTCTAGCTCCACTCCCAGAGACTCCACCTCCGGAGAGAAAGCTGGAACCGGATGAATCAACGCGCTCATGCTCCTTACGGAGTGAAGGAAGGTTCAGTGGAGGTGGTACTGATAGCTTCTGCCCAGCATTTTGCGAGCTTCTCGGCCGAGAAAGAACCACCATACTTCCTCCGCCGCCGCCTCTTCCATAAGAAGGCTTGTTGTTGTTGTTCAGGTATCCACCGTGATTGGTGGCCATATCCCGCTTCCGCCGATCACTGAACATCGCTCATAAAATCTGATTCTATCGCCTCAGATCTACACCAACAACAACACAAATCGAAGAATCAAAAAAACAGACAACAATCAAGTTTATTATCAGATTCGATTTCGAGAAAGAGTATTGAAGGAGGAGGAGGAGGGAAGATCAAACCAGATCGATCATGCGATTCGATTTATCGCTCGGCTTCGTTGCGAATAGATCAGAATTTGAGGCGAAGTTGTGATTCGCAGGCGACAGGGGTAGGTTTTTTGCGGGTGAAAAGAAGAGACCCCCTCACGTTTATGTTTTTTT
Proteins encoded:
- the LOC106310185 gene encoding uncharacterized protein LOC106310185, which codes for MTFHLFTKKPTIEPETRRPPPHTPSSGEVRRLHVPPSTSLSKQHSWSPDLIREEAWSKRRDISRNRRRGKSLTDDDLDELKASIELGFGFESPEVTDPRLSNTLPALELYYAVQKSYNDAVSNKSSSSLSDGDTSPSTLYRTSDDPQTVKTKLKQWARVVACTVNQSPPR
- the LOC106311312 gene encoding uncharacterized protein LOC106311312 isoform X2 — translated: MFSDRRKRDMATNHGGYLNNNNKPSYGRGGGGGSMVVLSRPRSSQNAGQKLSVPPPLNLPSLRKEHERVDSSGSSFLSGGGVSGSGARPASSGMGWSKPASDRVEEPLIRAVEKVSTLRGEDFPSLKASLPSASSVSETQKHKDGLNQNQNQKQNQKREEFPKENRAVRPQNRFLGNEELSERPSFSDGVKKKDYLLPGPLPIVRMSPRSDWADDERDTSHGFRDRDYGYSKSEPVVVREANAWRASSPLQNEVANNNNNNNNRGIYGARPNSRGREGLKKSNYVLSGPRDNVWNSSGAREAHGGGRQPWSNNNGVDHQNRDKRPLFKNDKPHVEDHFGDSGFDVHDPFPVLGVAKKKKEALKHSEFHDPVRESFEAELERVQKMQEEERRRIIEEQERVIELVRTEEEERLRLAREQDEQQSRLEEEAREAAVRNEQERLEAARRAEELRKSKEEEKHKLILEEERRKQAAKQKLLELEEKISRRQAEAAKGCSNSSEDVVKEKESSDVDWEDSERMVDRITTSSASRDGSFGFQDRHKPFWRKEDVESGGNSRFIENVPQRDVGEGFPKEFFGTAGYIGNANSYFKPGFPEHSVDQSWRTPGDGRSYGRNYGMEQPEPEQQQYGNNPGWGQSQSRGRRGGAYPSYPEKLYPNHEEDDYYPFGRPKYSVRQPRVLPPPPQESRQKLPFRSEAEHHPGPSTSVLASYIGDLQDHHHVMSGTGMDDHRFDSKLTRRCDSQSSLSITSTPDSLVHISHDDLDESGNSSVLVSSRKGDGDAGKDSLMNATCPVSCWDNEEWALDNNERLQEQEEYDEDEDGYQEEDKVQGVDENIDLTQELEELHLQEKDSNLVLGFNEGVEVEIPSDDLEKCQQKDSFLDGERPCSCDEQAAKPAEVSDNASTSFQGTETNSASYPTVSTHLVAPPYSIGLHQSHVPSASAQMEDRVQFQFGLFSGPSLIPSPFPAIQIGSIQMPLPLDPQFGSSLTHIQQPQSPFIQFGQLGYTSLITQGVLPPPQNPGSMATGQLGQGRNAAAPASNPQISVLRRPVDVSDGNKLKNANISPASGEVAVPPPHKQGEFSGKSEPASRKMSHGRSNFADRQTGGGQVVSRNSGGTGEASRGDAGGYRRYQRQRVEFRVRESNWPSEENRNGNGKSQNSNKSGSRKYVVSKSQKYSSDSSVSGSNSVQKVEGPSDDNDDDFIEVRSKRQMHNDRREQREKEIKEKSQASKASRKPRSTVQNSTAAARSNRSPPGGRVVNTKQINPVSNRHLLAPIGTPSPKTDSHGDEKTGSSRDIPDHNPASSFVFSNKNNVQTSVGTWSNQLTDQPVMALTQSQLDEAMKPASLLSCVSVENGVNRISEPNPKSTSSVAPQKNNTFPSPVNSLLAEGKIQFGAVTSSSSVIPPCGENNSSLYFEKDRAPSSSTGMEICEAEAAASAIAVAAITSDETGGSTGSVLPAETKVYGGTSGTVVAQPSLSKAEESLTVSLPADLSVETPISLWPPVPSPHNSNQMISHFPQAPPHFPFYDMNPMLRGPIYAFGPHHDSGANQPQSQKGPSGPPTTWQQQQGHSGVDSFYAPAGFTGPFLTPPGAIPPGVQGPHMFVYNHFAPVGQFGGLSFMGTTYIPSGKQPDWKHNPMVSSSQAGGDGGDVNNPNVSPMQCNVVPASLQHLAMPSPLAMFEPSPFQSSSSQEMPVRARWPYMPFPGPPTMQIQNQQEAAVDGSPSQFNNNNNMLPPPANRYPNIQTPTVADAVDSSNSYGSASQPKPITTLSDPNTQNPANPAFKPSRTPQQQQQQQSSQEKNTQSQHVGGSSHHNQHQHQHNRRSGFHGRNQAVTRERGYHNNTKVKQIYVAKQSSSNSNNASASASSTTTTSPSI
- the LOC106311312 gene encoding uncharacterized protein LOC106311312 isoform X1 — protein: MFSDRRKRDMATNHGGYLNNNNKPSYGRGGGGGSMVVLSRPRSSQNAGQKLSVPPPLNLPSLRKEHERVDSSGSSFLSGGGVSGSGARPASSGMGWSKPASDRVEEPLIRAVEKVSTLRGEDFPSLKASLPSASSVSETQKHKDGLNQNQNQKQNQKREEFPKENRAVRPQNRFLGNEELSERPSFSDGVKKKDYLLPGPLPIVRMSPRSDWADDERDTSHGFRDRDYGYSKSEPVVVREANAWRASSPLQNEVANNNNNNNNRGIYGARPNSRGREGLKKSNYVLSGPRDNVWNSSGAREAHGGGRQPWSNNNGVDHQNRDKRPLFKNDKPHVEDHFGDSGFDVHDPFPVLGVAKKKKEALKHSEFHDPVRESFEAELERVQKMQEEERRRIIEEQERVIELVRTEEEERLRLAREQDEQQSRLEEEAREAAVRNEQERLEAARRAEELRKSKEEEKHKLILEEERRKQAAKQKLLELEEKISRRQAEAAKGCSNSSEDVVKEKESSDVDWEDSERMVDRITTSSASRDGSFGFQDRHKPFWRKEDVESGGNSRFIENVPQRDVGEGFPKEFFGTAGYIGNANSYFKPGFPEHSVDQSWRTPGDGRSYGRNYGMEQPEPEQQQYGNNPGWGQSQSRGRRGGAYPSYPEKLYPNHEEDDYYPFGRPKYSVRQPRVLPPPPQESRQKLPFRSEAEHHPGPSTSVLASYIGDLQDHHHVMSGTGMDDHRFDSKLTRRCDSQSSLSITSTPDSLVHISHDDLDESGNSSVLVSSRKGDGDAGKDSLMNATCPVSCWDNEEWALDNNERLQEQEEYDEDEDGYQEEDKVQGVDENIDLTQELEELHLQEKDSNLVLGFNEGVEVEIPSDDLEKCQQKDSFLDGERPCSCDEQAAKPAEVSDNASTSFQGTETNSASYPTVSTHLVAPPYSIGLHQSHVPSASAQMEDRVQFQFGLFSGPSLIPSPFPAIQIGSIQMPLPLDPQFGSSLTHIQQPQSPFIQFGQLGYTSLITQGVLPPPQNPGSMATGQLGQGRNAAAPASNPQISVLRRPVDVSDGNKLKNANISPASGEVAVPPPHKQGEFSGKSEPASRKMSHGRSNFADRQTGGGQVVSRNSGGTGEASRGDAGGYRRYQRQRVEFRVRESNWPSEENRNGNGKSQNSNKSGSRKYVVSKSQKYSSDSSVSGSNSVQKVEGPSDDNDDDFIEVRSKRQMHNDRREQREKEIKEKSQASKASRKPRSTVQNSTAAARSNRSPPGGRVVNTKQINPVSNRHLLAPIGTPSPKTDSHGDEKTGSSRYFPLFDQMYDRVLCSQRLSLIKCVCVHRDIPDHNPASSFVFSNKNNVQTSVGTWSNQLTDQPVMALTQSQLDEAMKPASLLSCVSVENGVNRISEPNPKSTSSVAPQKNNTFPSPVNSLLAEGKIQFGAVTSSSSVIPPCGENNSSLYFEKDRAPSSSTGMEICEAEAAASAIAVAAITSDETGGSTGSVLPAETKVYGGTSGTVVAQPSLSKAEESLTVSLPADLSVETPISLWPPVPSPHNSNQMISHFPQAPPHFPFYDMNPMLRGPIYAFGPHHDSGANQPQSQKGPSGPPTTWQQQQGHSGVDSFYAPAGFTGPFLTPPGAIPPGVQGPHMFVYNHFAPVGQFGGLSFMGTTYIPSGKQPDWKHNPMVSSSQAGGDGGDVNNPNVSPMQCNVVPASLQHLAMPSPLAMFEPSPFQSSSSQEMPVRARWPYMPFPGPPTMQIQNQQEAAVDGSPSQFNNNNNMLPPPANRYPNIQTPTVADAVDSSNSYGSASQPKPITTLSDPNTQNPANPAFKPSRTPQQQQQQQSSQEKNTQSQHVGGSSHHNQHQHQHNRRSGFHGRNQAVTRERGYHNNTKVKQIYVAKQSSSNSNNASASASSTTTTSPSI